Proteins encoded in a region of the Brevefilum fermentans genome:
- the xpt gene encoding xanthine phosphoribosyltransferase, producing the protein MFEPLKARIAEHGESLGGGILKVDSFINHQVDPVLMEACGKEFARLFADTKPTKVLTAEISGIAPALMTGKFLNLPVVYARKRKPITMPDAIYLTLAPSHTKGRMVELIVSPEYLRNNERILIIDDFLASGATIAGLARLAEIAGAKLVGIGTLIEKTFEGGRELLTPLNIPIKALVPIASLDDGQIIFAKE; encoded by the coding sequence TTGTTTGAACCCTTAAAAGCGCGGATTGCTGAGCATGGTGAGAGCCTGGGTGGAGGAATTTTAAAAGTAGATAGTTTTATCAATCACCAGGTGGACCCTGTCCTGATGGAAGCCTGCGGGAAAGAGTTTGCCCGACTGTTTGCTGACACCAAACCAACCAAGGTGCTGACGGCAGAAATTTCTGGTATTGCGCCGGCTTTGATGACCGGCAAATTCCTCAACCTGCCGGTGGTCTATGCTCGCAAGCGCAAGCCGATCACCATGCCCGACGCAATTTATTTAACATTAGCTCCCTCGCATACCAAGGGGAGGATGGTAGAACTGATCGTCTCGCCAGAATACCTGCGGAACAACGAGCGGATACTGATTATCGATGACTTCCTGGCTTCGGGAGCAACAATCGCGGGGTTAGCGCGTTTAGCAGAAATTGCTGGCGCCAAACTGGTGGGTATTGGCACGTTAATTGAAAAAACTTTTGAAGGCGGGCGTGAATTACTTACACCGTTAAATATTCCCATCAAAGCCCTGGTTCCGATTGCCTCTTTGGATGATGGACAGATCATCTTTGCTAAAGAATAA
- a CDS encoding glycosyltransferase family 2 protein, with amino-acid sequence MKLIIQIPCYNEALILPKTLAQLPEAIEGFDQVEILVVDDGSTDDTPAVARQAGADHIVHLSRHLGLAKAFTHGLDACLRLGADVIVNTDADNQYRAEDIHKLVRPILDGEAEMVIGDRGVGNTPHFPAHKRALQILGSKVVSATAGFDIPDATSGFRALTRDVALETIVLSNYSYTLETLIQAGARKVRVAFVPIETNPPERPSRLFSSIRNYLLNSSVTIMRSFTMYRALRIFTTISVLMLLVGTALGVRFLVAFFQNKGAGMVQSLILAAVFLIVGFMTFLIGLIADLVSFNRKILEEILFRIRKHDSEPEPDAQDPP; translated from the coding sequence ATGAAACTGATTATCCAAATCCCGTGTTATAACGAAGCCTTAATCTTACCGAAAACCCTGGCACAGCTTCCTGAAGCCATTGAAGGCTTTGACCAGGTTGAAATCCTGGTGGTGGATGATGGCAGTACAGATGATACCCCTGCTGTGGCAAGGCAGGCGGGTGCTGATCATATTGTCCATCTCAGCCGACACCTGGGGCTGGCAAAAGCGTTTACCCATGGGCTGGACGCTTGCCTGCGGTTGGGCGCCGATGTGATCGTCAATACCGATGCCGATAACCAGTATCGAGCAGAGGATATTCACAAACTGGTCAGACCAATTCTGGATGGCGAAGCTGAAATGGTCATCGGTGACCGGGGCGTGGGCAATACCCCTCATTTTCCAGCCCACAAGCGTGCCCTGCAGATCCTGGGGAGCAAGGTCGTCTCTGCCACTGCCGGTTTTGATATCCCGGATGCCACCAGCGGGTTCAGAGCGCTCACCCGTGACGTTGCGCTGGAAACCATCGTATTGAGCAATTATTCTTACACCCTGGAAACCCTGATTCAAGCCGGCGCCCGCAAGGTGCGGGTGGCTTTTGTCCCTATTGAAACCAATCCGCCTGAACGTCCATCACGGTTGTTCAGCAGCATTCGGAATTACCTGCTCAACTCCAGTGTGACGATCATGCGCTCATTTACAATGTACCGGGCGCTGCGCATCTTCACCACCATCAGCGTCCTGATGCTGCTGGTTGGCACAGCACTTGGCGTGCGCTTCCTGGTGGCTTTCTTCCAGAACAAAGGCGCCGGGATGGTTCAATCCCTGATTCTGGCGGCGGTATTCCTGATCGTGGGCTTTATGACCTTCCTGATCGGTTTGATCGCAGACCTGGTCAGTTTCAATCGGAAGATCCTCGAAGAGATCCTGTTTAGAATCCGCAAGCATGACAGCGAACCGGAACCTGACGCACAGGACCCGCCGTAA
- a CDS encoding alpha-amylase family glycosyl hydrolase — translation MINQSLEQRLSETRTGGIRVLLNLIPGHISIENERFTHSRKAESDPYTDYYVLCDLLVGFQTVW, via the coding sequence ATGATAAACCAATCCCTGGAGCAACGATTATCAGAAACCAGAACGGGCGGTATCCGGGTGCTGCTGAACCTGATCCCCGGGCACATCTCGATTGAGAACGAAAGGTTCACACACTCCCGGAAAGCTGAAAGTGACCCCTATACGGATTATTATGTATTGTGCGACTTACTTGTTGGTTTTCAAACCGTTTGGTGA
- a CDS encoding DUF6159 family protein: MERIKRSWALVKASVEVLKLDKELLIFPLISSIMMIFITLTFLIPTLVGNVLDTIFDTGMPAFGYMVLFLFYLVQYTVVFYNNTALVGAAMIRLRGGDPTVRDGYKIASQRILPILGWSLISATVGLILNMLSGNSDHKRRGLRGLIASILGAAWNVLTFLVVPVLAVEGLGPIKAIQRSWELLKRSWGEQISGTLSIGLIFALIGIAGGMLMIDIGVALSLWLKSSIPIIIFGVLLLLFIMIISLLSSTLSGIFSAAVYAYAADGQVSLFDESLIRDAINP, encoded by the coding sequence ATGGAGCGCATCAAACGCAGTTGGGCGCTGGTCAAAGCCAGCGTCGAAGTTCTCAAGCTTGATAAAGAATTGCTCATTTTCCCGCTGATCTCATCCATCATGATGATCTTCATCACGCTGACCTTCCTGATCCCCACCCTGGTTGGGAATGTCCTGGACACCATCTTCGATACGGGCATGCCGGCATTCGGCTATATGGTACTGTTTCTGTTTTACCTGGTGCAATACACGGTCGTCTTTTACAATAACACAGCCCTTGTCGGCGCAGCTATGATCCGCTTGCGGGGAGGAGACCCAACAGTCAGAGACGGTTATAAAATTGCCAGTCAGCGCATCCTGCCCATCCTGGGTTGGTCGCTGATTTCAGCCACTGTAGGGCTGATCCTCAACATGCTTTCCGGTAATTCTGATCATAAGCGCAGGGGTCTGCGCGGCTTGATCGCTTCCATTCTGGGCGCTGCCTGGAATGTGCTCACCTTTCTGGTCGTCCCGGTTTTGGCAGTGGAGGGATTGGGTCCGATTAAAGCGATACAACGCAGTTGGGAACTGCTTAAACGCAGTTGGGGTGAGCAAATCTCGGGCACCCTGTCCATCGGGTTGATCTTCGCGCTGATCGGCATTGCTGGCGGGATGTTGATGATTGATATTGGCGTCGCTCTCTCCCTTTGGTTAAAGAGCAGCATCCCGATCATCATATTCGGCGTATTGCTCCTGCTCTTTATCATGATCATCTCATTGCTCAGCAGCACCCTCAGCGGGATCTTTTCAGCCGCGGTGTACGCTTATGCTGCCGATGGACAGGTCAGCCTGTTTGATGAGAGCCTGATTCGCGACGCGATCAATCCCTGA
- the recJ gene encoding single-stranded-DNA-specific exonuclease RecJ encodes MTENNAQPILNQRWRVQPKIPHDIDLALRDFPPLLRQLLYNRGYFNAESASSFVKGEAPFSSDPLQIKDMRAAVDRLHRAVTSGEKIAIYGDYDADGVTACALIHDFLVILDVKPEIYIPNRYDEGYGLNMDAIQSLADMGINLVVTVDCGIRSNREVAQAHNLGMDVIITDHHQPGTELPPALAVINPKQPEDHYPEKDLSGVGLAYKLTQAYLEVHPQPDVDPEAWLDLVAIGTVADLVPLKGENRALVKKGLARIRQQRRPGLRALAGTAEVDLTQCDTSMIGFKLAPRLNAAGRMESAMLAYELLVTQDQQKAGELAQILDSQNKERQAETNWIREQAAAQVLSQDPDALLFFAADPEFSEGVVGLAASRLTEAYYRPAIIAHQGEEFTVASCRSIPEFHITRALDECADLLVRHGGHAAAAGFTVSNENLPLLIEQLYAIAQRELADVTLLPVIDIDREIILENLSPYYIGGIFNDLHQLEPTGHGNPDPVFMSQDLVVRQARTVGRDNRHLKLTLQAGQYIYDAIAFGQGHWADELPERIDIVYRFEENTYQGRVNLQLNVKDLRPSESQGELDSPVENRSMPG; translated from the coding sequence ATGACTGAAAACAACGCACAACCGATTCTCAACCAGCGCTGGCGTGTCCAGCCAAAAATCCCCCACGATATTGACCTGGCATTGCGCGACTTCCCCCCACTCTTGCGACAGTTGCTTTACAATCGCGGCTATTTTAACGCCGAATCTGCGTCCAGTTTTGTTAAAGGTGAAGCGCCTTTTTCAAGTGACCCGCTCCAGATCAAAGACATGCGAGCTGCAGTGGATCGATTGCACCGCGCGGTTACTTCTGGTGAAAAAATCGCCATCTACGGCGATTATGACGCCGATGGGGTCACCGCCTGCGCCCTGATCCATGATTTCCTGGTGATTCTGGACGTAAAACCGGAGATTTACATTCCCAATCGTTACGATGAAGGCTATGGTTTAAACATGGATGCCATTCAATCCCTGGCAGACATGGGCATCAACCTGGTGGTCACAGTGGATTGCGGTATCCGCTCCAATCGTGAGGTGGCACAGGCTCACAACCTGGGCATGGACGTCATCATCACCGACCACCACCAGCCCGGAACAGAACTCCCCCCTGCTCTGGCTGTGATCAATCCCAAGCAACCTGAAGACCACTACCCTGAAAAAGATTTATCGGGCGTGGGTTTAGCGTACAAATTGACCCAGGCTTACCTGGAGGTTCACCCCCAGCCGGATGTAGACCCTGAAGCATGGTTGGACCTGGTAGCCATCGGCACCGTGGCAGACCTGGTACCGTTGAAAGGCGAAAACCGGGCGTTGGTTAAAAAAGGACTGGCGCGCATCCGGCAGCAAAGACGCCCGGGATTGAGAGCCCTGGCTGGTACAGCAGAGGTTGATTTAACGCAGTGCGACACGTCAATGATTGGTTTCAAGCTGGCACCCCGGTTGAACGCCGCCGGACGGATGGAATCGGCCATGCTGGCGTATGAACTGCTGGTAACACAGGATCAACAAAAAGCTGGCGAACTGGCTCAAATCCTGGATTCCCAGAATAAAGAACGCCAGGCGGAAACAAACTGGATCCGCGAACAGGCTGCAGCGCAGGTTTTATCCCAGGATCCGGATGCACTGCTGTTTTTTGCAGCCGACCCTGAATTTAGTGAGGGCGTGGTGGGGCTGGCAGCCTCGCGCCTGACAGAAGCCTATTATCGACCGGCGATTATTGCTCACCAGGGCGAAGAATTTACCGTCGCTTCTTGCCGTTCGATCCCAGAATTTCACATTACCCGGGCTCTAGACGAGTGCGCCGATCTGCTGGTGCGGCATGGTGGTCACGCCGCGGCTGCGGGCTTTACCGTCAGTAACGAGAACCTGCCGCTATTAATCGAACAACTGTACGCCATTGCGCAACGGGAATTAGCTGATGTAACTCTTTTACCCGTGATTGATATCGACCGTGAGATCATTTTAGAAAATTTATCTCCCTATTATATCGGCGGGATTTTTAACGACCTGCACCAGTTAGAGCCCACAGGGCATGGCAACCCCGACCCGGTTTTTATGTCTCAGGATCTGGTTGTGCGCCAGGCGAGAACCGTTGGACGGGACAATAGGCACCTGAAGCTGACCTTGCAAGCCGGGCAATATATCTACGATGCCATTGCCTTCGGACAAGGGCACTGGGCTGATGAACTGCCCGAGAGGATTGATATCGTTTACCGCTTTGAGGAAAACACCTATCAGGGTCGCGTTAATTTGCAATTGAATGTCAAGGATCTCCGACCGTCTGAATCTCAGGGTGAACTGGATTCTCCTGTTGAAAATCGTTCGATGCCGGGGTAA
- a CDS encoding site-specific DNA-methyltransferase: protein MTNYNPALPLNQVLVGDCRVILPTLPENSVDLIFADPPYNLQLEGELWRPDHSRVDPVDDDWDQFESFAQYDNFTHEWLSACRRVLKPTGTLWVIGSYHNIYRVGAILQNLDFWILNDVVWVKTNPMPNFQGMRFTNAHETLLWSQKDKRQKYTFNYRAMKALNDDLQMRSDWEIPICTGPERQKGPDGEKAHSTQKPEALLYRVISASSNPGDVVLDPFFGTGTTGAVARQLHRHYIGIEIDPYYAQLATQRIAAIEQQPFESSLYETPNPRRERRIPFGSLVEHGLLEPGQILYFEGQDKLTARVLADGHLKYAGQRGSIHQTARWIRNGPANGWQLWYYLNRETGQLEPIDTLRNRLRKEG, encoded by the coding sequence ATGACGAATTACAATCCAGCACTTCCCCTGAACCAGGTTCTGGTCGGAGACTGCCGCGTCATCCTGCCCACGCTTCCCGAGAATTCGGTCGACCTGATCTTTGCCGATCCACCTTACAACCTGCAACTTGAGGGCGAACTCTGGCGACCCGACCATAGCCGGGTCGACCCGGTGGATGATGACTGGGACCAATTCGAGAGTTTTGCGCAGTACGATAATTTCACCCACGAGTGGCTGTCCGCCTGTCGCCGTGTGCTCAAACCCACCGGCACATTGTGGGTGATTGGCTCTTATCACAATATCTACCGGGTGGGAGCTATCCTCCAAAACCTGGACTTCTGGATTCTCAACGATGTGGTATGGGTCAAGACCAACCCGATGCCCAACTTCCAGGGAATGCGCTTTACCAATGCCCACGAAACCCTGTTGTGGTCTCAGAAGGATAAGCGTCAAAAATATACCTTCAATTACCGCGCTATGAAGGCGCTGAACGATGACCTGCAAATGCGCAGCGATTGGGAGATTCCGATCTGCACCGGACCGGAGCGTCAAAAAGGACCCGATGGGGAAAAAGCCCACTCCACCCAGAAGCCGGAAGCCCTGCTCTACCGGGTGATCTCAGCCAGCTCCAACCCCGGCGATGTGGTGCTGGATCCCTTTTTTGGTACGGGCACCACCGGCGCTGTTGCCCGCCAGTTGCACCGTCACTACATTGGCATCGAAATAGACCCTTATTACGCCCAATTGGCTACACAGCGGATCGCTGCCATTGAGCAGCAGCCCTTTGAATCATCGTTGTATGAAACGCCCAATCCCCGCCGGGAAAGGCGCATCCCCTTTGGCAGCCTGGTCGAACACGGCCTGCTGGAACCCGGGCAGATCCTGTATTTCGAGGGGCAGGACAAATTAACGGCCAGGGTACTGGCGGATGGACACCTGAAATATGCCGGGCAGCGCGGTTCCATTCATCAGACTGCCAGGTGGATCCGCAATGGCCCCGCCAATGGTTGGCAGCTCTGGTACTATCTGAACAGGGAAACCGGACAATTAGAACCGATCGACACCTTGCGCAACCGTCTGCGCAAGGAAGGATAA
- a CDS encoding M3 family oligoendopeptidase has product MTQKDTYTQSPWSLEDLFLDFDDPAYEAAFEEVRKGAQRFQTFRDQLVPQISEELFLSIITEYEHYTRILSRLFGFSQLAFAADTQDQAAQAQVARVTQFYAEIDNQTMFFSLWWKALDNENAERLLKASGDFHYWLVAMRNFKAFTLSEAEEKIINIKDVTGVNALNMLYESITNRYLFKVEIDGELKELTRGEVTALVREPDPDLRERAYQALFRVYEDDAPILGQIYQAIVRDWRNENLDLRKFKHPVSVRNLVNDIPDPVVETLLDVTRQNAKHFQRFFRLKAKRLGVEKLRRYDIYAPVEKSDKKYAFDQAAKMVLESFHEFDPKFADLAKEIFDARHVDSEIRKGKMSGAFCATITPDLAPWVLLNYQGKAEDVATMAHELGHGIHALMAREHTAFTQHACLPLAETASTFGEMMLIDKLLVQESDQAVRRDLLFRQMDDAFATILRQNYFSIFEHTAHELVAQGAQVDDLAKAYLENLQDEFGDSVEIADEFRWEWVMIPHIYNVPFYVYAYAFGQLLVLSLYKQYQAEGNAFKPRYMDILAAGGSIAPIELLARAGIDVTRAEFWQGGFDIIDEMVTTLENLT; this is encoded by the coding sequence ATGACCCAAAAAGACACCTACACACAATCCCCCTGGAGCCTGGAAGACCTGTTTTTGGACTTTGACGACCCGGCTTACGAAGCAGCATTTGAGGAAGTTCGTAAAGGCGCACAAAGATTTCAAACCTTTCGAGATCAACTGGTTCCACAAATCAGCGAAGAGCTGTTCCTCAGCATCATCACAGAATACGAACATTACACCCGTATTCTAAGTCGCTTGTTTGGTTTCAGTCAGCTGGCGTTTGCCGCTGACACTCAGGATCAGGCGGCTCAGGCGCAGGTGGCGCGTGTCACGCAGTTTTACGCTGAAATCGACAACCAGACGATGTTTTTTAGCCTGTGGTGGAAAGCACTCGATAATGAGAACGCTGAGCGTTTATTGAAGGCATCAGGCGACTTTCATTACTGGCTGGTTGCTATGCGTAACTTCAAAGCGTTCACCCTTAGCGAAGCAGAAGAAAAAATTATCAACATCAAGGATGTCACAGGCGTAAACGCCCTTAACATGCTTTACGAATCGATCACCAACCGTTATCTTTTCAAAGTTGAAATCGACGGCGAACTCAAAGAATTGACGCGCGGTGAGGTGACTGCCCTGGTCAGAGAACCGGATCCCGACCTGCGAGAACGCGCTTACCAGGCGCTGTTCAGGGTTTACGAAGATGATGCCCCTATTCTGGGTCAGATTTACCAGGCAATTGTGCGCGATTGGCGCAACGAGAATCTCGACTTGCGCAAATTTAAGCACCCGGTGTCAGTACGCAACCTGGTCAATGACATTCCCGATCCCGTTGTTGAAACCCTTTTAGACGTCACCCGGCAAAACGCAAAACACTTCCAGCGTTTCTTCAGATTGAAGGCTAAACGGCTTGGAGTGGAAAAACTGCGTCGATATGATATTTACGCCCCAGTAGAAAAATCGGATAAGAAATATGCGTTTGACCAGGCAGCAAAGATGGTGCTGGAATCCTTCCATGAGTTTGACCCGAAATTTGCCGACCTGGCAAAAGAGATCTTTGATGCCCGCCATGTCGATAGCGAAATTCGCAAGGGCAAGATGAGTGGTGCTTTTTGCGCGACCATCACCCCCGACCTGGCACCCTGGGTGTTGCTCAACTATCAGGGCAAAGCCGAAGATGTCGCGACCATGGCACATGAGTTAGGGCATGGCATCCATGCATTGATGGCTCGGGAGCACACCGCTTTCACGCAACATGCCTGTTTGCCCCTGGCAGAAACGGCCTCAACCTTTGGCGAGATGATGCTGATCGATAAGCTTTTAGTCCAGGAAAGCGATCAAGCCGTTCGGCGCGACCTGCTTTTCAGGCAAATGGATGATGCTTTCGCTACCATTTTACGTCAGAACTATTTCTCCATCTTTGAGCATACGGCTCACGAACTGGTTGCTCAGGGCGCCCAGGTGGACGATCTGGCAAAGGCTTACCTGGAAAATTTACAGGATGAATTTGGCGATTCAGTAGAGATCGCTGATGAGTTTCGATGGGAGTGGGTCATGATCCCACATATTTACAATGTGCCGTTCTATGTGTACGCCTACGCCTTCGGTCAACTGCTGGTGCTATCCCTGTACAAACAATACCAGGCTGAAGGAAACGCCTTCAAACCACGGTATATGGATATCCTGGCTGCAGGCGGTTCGATTGCTCCGATTGAATTGCTCGCCCGTGCAGGCATTGATGTCACCCGGGCTGAATTCTGGCAAGGCGGATTTGATATCATCGATGAGATGGTAACGACGCTGGAGAATTTAACCTGA
- a CDS encoding MFS transporter: protein MIGRDIRQLQSKHPEFVARMESYYRWNFIALAFDSSIYAFAVAALSQDTIIPYFVEKLTDKSWIIGLVPAIYYFGFFLPQLIGAYLVNGRRTKKKFVLKVAITERFGVMLVAIVAQLFGLFSNTMILILLLVAYMIFSVTNGMISPGYSDFISKSIVKNRGFFYGFTNGLGGIIGFGSSLFSHYLLDNYAFPFNLRILFWTALATSVISPIIIANFKEEPYPEQVKPEPLGTFIRSIPKHIKHNPDFSRFMISRAVLGLGVLGNAYFALYNRHTLSLPDASLAIFNMIILITQSVLGFLWGWIGDRFGYKVVYVIVSLFVVLQGVFGVWAKAPWMFYSIAFFIGGVYASIRICDPNMIFEIAPTSETGRYIGINNTLVGPVMTMAPLIGGLLVDLFSHQVLFYSVIFVGVISALLVISLMPHIHRERS from the coding sequence ATGATTGGTCGCGACATCAGACAATTACAGAGTAAACATCCTGAATTTGTGGCACGGATGGAGAGTTATTACCGGTGGAACTTCATCGCACTGGCTTTTGATTCATCGATTTACGCCTTTGCGGTCGCAGCCCTATCCCAGGACACGATTATCCCTTACTTTGTTGAGAAGCTCACGGATAAAAGCTGGATTATCGGCTTGGTGCCGGCAATTTACTATTTCGGATTCTTTTTGCCGCAGTTAATCGGTGCCTACCTGGTCAATGGAAGGCGCACAAAAAAGAAATTTGTGTTAAAAGTTGCCATCACCGAGCGGTTTGGGGTCATGCTGGTTGCGATTGTCGCTCAACTTTTTGGCTTGTTCAGCAATACAATGATCCTGATCTTGTTGCTTGTGGCTTATATGATTTTCTCAGTGACCAATGGGATGATTAGCCCCGGCTATTCAGATTTTATTAGCAAAAGCATTGTAAAAAATCGAGGGTTTTTCTACGGTTTTACCAATGGGCTTGGTGGGATCATTGGCTTTGGCTCATCGCTTTTCAGCCATTATTTGCTGGATAATTATGCTTTTCCCTTCAATTTGAGAATTCTATTTTGGACGGCTTTAGCAACTTCGGTCATTTCACCAATAATCATCGCAAACTTTAAAGAAGAGCCCTATCCTGAACAGGTCAAACCCGAACCGCTGGGAACCTTTATCCGGAGTATTCCCAAACACATCAAACATAACCCCGATTTCAGTCGATTTATGATCTCGCGGGCTGTGTTGGGTCTGGGCGTTCTGGGAAATGCATATTTCGCCCTCTACAACCGGCATACCCTTTCACTGCCGGATGCCAGCCTGGCTATTTTTAACATGATTATCCTCATCACTCAGAGTGTGCTTGGATTCTTGTGGGGATGGATTGGCGATCGGTTTGGTTATAAGGTTGTTTATGTGATTGTTTCTCTGTTTGTAGTATTGCAAGGTGTTTTTGGGGTATGGGCAAAAGCACCCTGGATGTTTTACTCGATTGCATTTTTTATCGGCGGCGTGTATGCCTCAATCCGTATTTGCGATCCTAATATGATTTTTGAAATCGCCCCCACATCTGAAACCGGGCGTTATATTGGCATCAACAACACGCTTGTTGGGCCTGTAATGACCATGGCGCCTTTGATTGGTGGTTTACTGGTTGACCTTTTTTCTCACCAGGTTTTATTTTACAGCGTCATTTTTGTTGGGGTCATCTCGGCTTTACTGGTAATCTCGCTGATGCCCCATATTCACCGAGAGCGCTCTTAA
- the udp gene encoding uridine phosphorylase has product MTHAEKLQYHIQMKPGDVGRYVLLPGDPGRCDKIASYFDNPQLVAYNREYKTYTGTLLGERVSVTSTGIGCPSTAIAVEELIAIGADTFIRVGTSGGMQPNIRTGDVAIVNAAIRDEGTTRHYMPIEFPAIADIDVVLSLREAAQKIGMPYHVGPTQSKDSFFGEMEPDRMPVDARLNRRWKAWIAGGAVCSEMEAAALFILSSIYRKRAGGVMLMASLYEESDLTPEEKDALLDVDRPIRVAIEAIKILIEKDRQSQADD; this is encoded by the coding sequence ATGACGCATGCTGAAAAACTGCAATATCACATACAAATGAAGCCCGGTGATGTTGGGCGATATGTGTTGCTACCTGGCGACCCCGGTCGTTGCGATAAAATTGCCAGCTATTTTGACAACCCGCAACTCGTTGCTTACAACCGTGAATATAAAACATACACCGGCACGTTACTGGGCGAAAGGGTTTCAGTCACTTCCACTGGAATCGGTTGTCCTTCGACAGCAATCGCCGTTGAGGAGTTGATTGCCATCGGTGCGGATACATTTATTCGCGTCGGTACAAGCGGCGGTATGCAGCCCAATATCAGAACCGGTGATGTTGCCATTGTCAATGCGGCAATTCGCGATGAAGGCACCACCCGTCATTACATGCCTATCGAATTTCCTGCCATTGCTGACATTGACGTGGTTCTTTCCTTGCGCGAAGCCGCACAAAAGATCGGCATGCCCTACCACGTGGGCCCAACTCAATCCAAGGATTCTTTCTTCGGTGAAATGGAGCCTGATCGCATGCCGGTTGATGCCCGGCTGAACAGGCGCTGGAAAGCCTGGATTGCAGGCGGAGCCGTCTGTTCAGAGATGGAAGCAGCTGCACTCTTTATTCTCTCCTCGATTTATCGTAAACGGGCGGGTGGGGTCATGCTTATGGCCAGCTTGTATGAAGAAAGCGATTTGACGCCTGAGGAAAAAGATGCGCTTCTTGATGTTGACCGACCGATCCGGGTAGCGATTGAAGCCATTAAAATATTAATTGAAAAAGATCGACAGTCACAGGCAGACGATTAG
- a CDS encoding nucleoside phosphorylase — protein sequence MDKVKHLHITADDVGRYVFLPGDPARCDKIAQHFEAPKLMAFNREYKTITGTLLGEKVSVVSTGIGNPSAAIAVEELHMLGCDTFIRTGTSGAMQPECMPGDLGIIKASVRDEGTTKHHMPIEFPAIANLDMVLALLNAAKNLGFRSHVGISHCKDSFYGQMKPEEMPVASELLQRWNAWVRGGVLCAEMESATLFTLGAIYRLRTASIVLLAMNHEYPHLQAVTDVEPVILTAIEAMKTIIKEDQIKEHAQP from the coding sequence ATGGATAAAGTAAAGCATCTTCACATCACCGCTGATGATGTTGGGCGGTATGTCTTTTTGCCAGGTGACCCGGCACGCTGTGACAAAATCGCCCAGCACTTTGAAGCGCCCAAATTAATGGCCTTCAACCGCGAATACAAAACGATTACCGGCACCTTATTGGGTGAAAAAGTCTCTGTGGTTTCCACGGGTATTGGCAACCCTTCAGCAGCAATTGCCGTGGAAGAGCTGCATATGCTGGGTTGCGATACCTTTATCCGCACCGGGACTTCAGGTGCAATGCAGCCGGAATGCATGCCGGGAGATCTGGGAATTATCAAAGCCAGCGTTCGAGATGAAGGCACCACAAAACACCATATGCCGATAGAATTTCCTGCAATTGCCAACCTGGACATGGTACTGGCTTTATTAAATGCAGCAAAAAATTTAGGTTTCAGATCGCATGTTGGCATTTCACACTGCAAGGATTCTTTTTACGGTCAAATGAAACCGGAAGAAATGCCGGTGGCGAGCGAGTTGCTCCAGCGCTGGAATGCCTGGGTACGCGGTGGCGTCCTGTGTGCTGAAATGGAATCAGCCACGCTATTTACCTTAGGAGCGATTTATCGCTTGCGGACGGCTTCCATTGTTTTGCTGGCAATGAATCACGAGTACCCCCATCTCCAGGCGGTGACCGATGTTGAGCCGGTGATTTTAACCGCCATAGAGGCGATGAAAACCATCATTAAAGAAGACCAAATAAAGGAGCACGCTCAACCATGA